aacaATTATGTCTTTGACACTTGACGTGTGTTTTTACATCACTCCTGGACAGAGTTGGTCCCGTGTCTGTCAACACTCCTGGACAGAGCTGGAGCCAAATCTGTCAACACTCATGGACAGAGTTGGTCCCAAATCTGTCAACACTCCTGAACAGAGGTGGTTCCATATCTGTCAACACTCCTGGACAGagttggtcccagatctgtcaacACTCCTGGACAGAGCTGGTTCCCAAATCTGTCAACAGTACTGGACAGAGTTGGTCCTAGATCTGTCAACACTCCTGGACAGAGTTGGTTCTAAATCTGTCAACACTCCTGGACAgagctggtcccagatctgtcaacACTCCTGGACAgagctggtcccagatctgtcaacACTCCTGGACAGAGCTGgtcccagattcacaaaacacttcttaTGCAAAAACTTAAGAAGCAtcttaagaagaaaaaaaagaggtTCATAAGATAGTTTGTAAGTgcaattcctcaacaatatctTAAGTTTTAATGATTTTCTTTATAACTTCTAAAATATCTTCTTATGGATTTCTTAACTATCTTCTTAAGATGTCTGTTGCTAGTCAACcgatttagctagctatctagctagcaatggcaatcatgttagcatatttcTTACTAAGATTGCtgttctaaaacatgttcttgggtttaaaataatcaatactgaaactttcagatgaagtttgtgagtgaattaaacatgttcaattgctttcaattgctttttctctcactgccctgagtttaagacaaggggttagctatcttggaattaagaacatttccaatTACTTTCTTTTCAAGAATCTAATTTCTTTTTAACTTTttgcttaaggagaaacattATAAATGGCGCAAGAAAATTTCCAATAACctttttgaggaatagcaactttgcttaactttcttcTTAAATATATAGTTTAGGAAAAAATGGCAGTTAAGATGAAACGTCttcttaagaaggttttgtgaatctgggcggTTGACGGGAAGCACACAGAGAGGGACGCACCTGGGGCAGTTAGGACGACATTCAGAAACTTGGGGCTACCGTCCTCTTCATATTCGGTGGCAGCTGCTGGCATATAAACGTCCTGCTGATCAGCTACAAGTTTCGCCCCATTTCGAGAGGCTCTGAAAACCCACGGATGCGCTGCGGAGAGTGGAATGAGATTGAGGGAAATTACATGTCATGCGAAATAgtttaggctataggctataacGCATTCAATTCGACATTTGGGAAAGGCATATAGCTGAATTACATTACGTGTTAAACTTAATAAAGAATTTGAGTAACACAAGAAAGACAAAATAACGGAAAGACAGAAGGTTGTGTTGCATGAGGGAGGGACTCACTCAGAAATGTGTCCATATGTAATAACCCGCTCGGTCGTATATCGCCATATGAAACTGGATGTCCGGAAAAATCCAACCACCATGCTCGGGCGCTTCGTGTCGACCTGTTAATAAAATTAACGTGGGTTTGGACATCAGAATTTAGAGACCGGAGAGCTTTATTTTCGCCACTGACTACTTCTTGCTCATCCATGACGATATAAACACTCGGAATGCCACGACGATGTCGTTCCCTAAACGAACCAGAAGAGAGCGCTGTTGTTCAGCGCTCTGACGAGTCAGACATTGAAATGTCATTCTGGTGACCAGATGTGGTGTGGTGGGTTGTGTTGCTCAAGCCTCCACTATTCCCATCATTGATGCATAAAACCCAATATTATCATATTTGCAAGTAGCTGAGTAATGCTTTGTTGGGGTATAACTGTCCCCTTGGTTCAGCCCATAGCTGAGTAATGCTTTGTTGGGGTATAACTGTCCCCTTGGTTCAGCCCATAGCTGAGTAATGCTTTGTTGGGGTATAACTGTCCCCTTGGTTCAGCCCATAGCTGAGTAATGCTTTGTTGGGGTATAACTGTCCCCTTGGTTCAGCCCATAGCTGAGTAATGCTTTGTTGGGGTATAACTGTCCCCCTTGGTTCAGCCCATAGCTGAGTAATGCTTTGTTGGGGTATAACTGTCCCCTTGGTTCAGCCCATAGCTGAGTAATGCTTTGTTGGGGTATAACAGTCCCCTTGGTTCAGCCCATAGCTGAGTAATGCTTTGTTGGGGTATAACTGTCCCCTTGGTTCAGCCCATAGCTGAGTAATGCTTTGTTGGGGTATAACTGTCCCCTTGGTTCAGCCCATCGCTGAGTAATGCTTTCAGCCCATGATGGTATTTTGCTTCTGAGGTTTCCTGCTTCGACCAATTAAATCACTGTAACAAATAGCAGGATAAAACAATGATGACAGTCATTTAAATGTCAATACTCATTTAAATGTCAATACTCATTTCAATACTATTTCAATAACAGGGAGCTCATCAACACAGTTGGAGGTAGTATCTACCTGATGGGTGGGGGACCTGCTTTCCAataccctccctaccttcagcTGATCTGTCCTTGCCATCCCAAGGAGACTGGCTATAAGACCAGTTACCCTTCGTATCGTTTGGCCTCGCAGTGTACTTATCCAGTcctgaatggcaccctataccctagtGCACTACCTCTGACCAGCACCTTGTATCCCTCAGAACCGTTAAGGTGTCAAGCAAACATCACAGACCCAAACCTCGCATGGTACGCTACCCAGCAaagaactgacacacacacacacacacacgcacgcacacacacacacacacacacacacacacacatatttaaagGAAATCAAAGGAGAATGGGGGAAAATAGACTTCTGGAAGAGAAGCACGCCCTGGGCCCGTATCAAtcatattttatttataaagccctttttacatcatcaGATGTCACAaaatgctatacagaaacccagcctaaaaccccaaacagcaagcaatgcagatgtagaagcacggtggtaaggaaaaactccctagtaaggcagaaacctagagaggaaccaggctctgaggggtggccagtcctcttctggctgtgccgggtggagattataacagtacatggccattgaaggccagattgttcttcaagatgttcaaacattcatagatgaccagcagggtcaaataataatcacagtggttgtagaggttgcaacaggtcagcacctcaggagtaaatgtcacttggcttttcatagccggccatttagaggttgaaatagcaggtgcggtagagagagagagttgaaaacagcaggtctgggacaaggtagcacgtccggtgaacaggtcaggtgtccatagccgcaggcagaacagtggaaactggagcagcagcacgacctggtggactggggacagccaggagtcatcaggccaggtagtcctgaggcatggtcctggGGGCTCAGGTCCTCCATAAAGCAAGCACGCCCTGGGCCCGTTTCCATAAAGCAAGCACGCCCTGGGCCCGTTTCCACAAAGCAAGCACGCCCTGGGCCCGtttccacaaagcatctcagagcacGACCGCTGATCTGGGATCTGGTCCTCCCTCTTATTCATTAGGATTTAAAAAGTCTAAACTGGTCCTAgaccagcactcctactctgagacggttcatggatacgggcccaggtctgcgtcccaaatagcaccccatTGCCCTTTATAGAGCACTTCTATTGACCAGCGCCCACAGggatctggtctaaagtagtgcactacagtataaaaggtgccatttgggacgcaggctgcGTTTCAGCGGGAAGCagtggagagcagagagagacccctgtcaaaagtagtgcactacagagaATAGGGTCctactctgtctccccctccacACCGTGCTTTGTTTTGGAACAACCTTTCTGCCATACAGACCGATGCAACAATAGAGTCCAATAGAGTCCAATAGAGTCCAATATAGTTTAATAGAGTCTAATAGAGTCCAATAGAGTCCAATAGAGTCCAATAGAGTTTAATAGAGTCTAATATAGTCAAATAGAGTCCAATAGAGTCCAATATAGTTTAATATAGTCTAATAGAGTCCAATATAGTCTAATATAGTTCAATAGAGTCCTTAGAGTCCAATATAGTTTAATAGAGTCCTTAGAGTCCTTAGAGTCTAATAGAGTCCAATAGAGTCCAATAGAGTCTAATAGAGTCCAAAATAGTCCTATTAAAGATCTCTGAGAGAGTCCTGTGTTTTGCAGTAGGTAATAATGTGTGAACAATATTAAGGGAGTGttttggggaggtgtgtgtgtgtgtgtgtgtgcgtgtgtgtgtgtgtgtgtgtgtgtgtgtgtgtgtgtgtgtgtgtgtgtttgtgtgtgtgtgtgtgtgtgtgtgtgtgtgtgtgtgtgtgtgtgtgtgtgtgtgtgtgtgtgtgtgtgtgtgtgtgtgtgtgtgtgtgtgtgtgtgtgtgtgtgtgtgtgtgtgtgtgtgtgtgtgtgtgtgtgtgtgtgtgtgtatggctgtgCTTTCATCACTACTAATAGTCTCTGACGAGCTACAGTAgtttatgtgttgactcctagtctGACAGAAATACGGCACCTTGTAGAGGCAAGGTACAGTGTGTATTTAGCTTATTACCAGCAGACACTGGTTGTGTGGGGGGGGGAAATGGTTAGAGTACTGGAGTACAATGCCTGTGCATTgctcaacacacacaaacacacacacacacatgaacgaaCACACCCAGTTTCCCTCCACCTCACCCTCACACACTGCCACACCTCCACCAACCTCCCCCTTAGTCTggtttccatctctccatctctccatctctccatctctccatctctccatccctccatccctccatctctccatctctccatctctccatctctccatccatccatctctccatctctccatctctccatctctccatccatctatccctccatccctccatctctccatctctccatctctccatctctccatccatccatctctccatctctccatctctccatctctccatctctccatccatctatccctccatccctccatctctccatcagcAGGCCCTGCTGTGTTTTTCCACAGTGATTATCTATAGGACTCTGTTGATCCTCTGCtctttagacagacagacaaacagacagacagacagacagacagacagacagacagacagacaaacagacagacaagtGACATTCTCTCTTTGATGTGTAGCTATAATTACCATCCACTGTTCTACAGCTCCATCCACTACAGCTCCATCCACTACAGATCCATCCACTACAGCTCCATCCTCTACAGCTCCATCCACTACAGCTCCATCCTCTACAGCTCCATCCACTACAGCTCCATCCTCTACAGCTCCATCCACTACAGCTCCATCCACTACAGCGCCATCCTCTACAGCTCCATCCTCTACAGCTCCATCCACTACAGCTCCATCCACTACAGCTCCATCCACTACAGCTCCATCCACTACAGCTCCATCCTCTACAGCTCCATCCACTACAGCTCCATCCACTACAGCTCCATCCACTACAGCTCCATCCTCTACAGCTCCATCCACTACAGCTCCATCCACTACAGCTCCATCCTCTACAGCTCCATCCACTACAGCTCCATCCACTACAGCTCCATCCTCTACAGCTCCATCCACTACAGCTCCATCCACTACAGCTCCATCCTCTACAGCTCCATCCACTACAGCTCCATCCACTACAGCTCCATCCTCTACAGCTCCATCCACTACAGCTCCATCCACTACAGCTCCATCCTCTACAGCTCCATCCACTACAGCTCCATCCACTACAGCTCCATCCACTACAGCTCCATCCACTACAGCTCCATCCACTACAGCTCCATCCACTACAGCTCCATCATCTACAGCTCCATCCACTACAGCTCCATCCTCTACAGCTCCATCCTCTACAGCTCCATCCACTACAGCTCCATCCTCTACAGCTCCATCCTCTACAGCTCCATCCTCTACAGCTCCATCCTCTACAGCTCCATCCACTACAGCTCCATCCACTACAGCTCCATCCTCTACAGCTCCATCCACTACAGCTCCATCCTCTACAGCTCCATCCACTACAGCTCCATCCTCTACAGCTCCATCCACTACAGCTCCATCCACTACAGCTCCATCCACTACAGCTCCATCCACTACAGCTCCATCCTCTACAGCTCCATCCACTACAGCTCCATCCTCTACAGCTCCATCCTCTACAGCTCCATCCACTACAGCTCCATCCTCTACAGCTCCATCCTCTACAGCTCCATCCACTACAGCTCCATCCTCTACAGCTCCATCCACTACAGCTCCATCCACTACAGCTCCATCCACTACAGCTCCATCCACTACAGCTCCATCCTCTACAGCTCCATCCTCTACAGCTCCATCCACTACAGCTCCATCCACTACAGCTCCATCCACTGGCTTCggcctctatgtgtgtgtgtgtgtgtgtgtgtgtatgtgtgtgtgtgtgtgtgtgtattgtgtgtgtgtgtgtgtgtgtgtgtgtgtgtgtgtgtgtgtgtgtgtgtcctctctgaTGTAACAGGGTGATCTGGCCAGGCTGTGAGCCTGGTGTAACAGGGTGATCTGGCCAGGCTGTGAGCCCGCAGGCCTTTGTTTGCGTAGACAGGGATTTACTAGGCTGCGAGTTTACAGGCCCTCAGACctgggatcaaatactatttaacATCccctcagacctgggttcaaatactatttaaaatcccctcagacctgggttcaaatactatttaaaatcccctcagacctgggttcaaataccatTTAAAATCCcctcagacctgggttcagataCTATTTAAAATCccttcagacctgggttcaaataccatTTAAAATCccctcagacctgggttcaaataccatTTAAAATCCcttcagacctgggttcagataCTATTTAAAATCAcctcagacctgggttcagataCTATTTAAAATTCcctcagacctgggttcagataCTATTTAAAATCCCCTCAGACCTGGGTTTAGATACCATTTAAAAAAATCGTTCAGATACTTTCAGCGTTTGCTCTGGTCTGCCTTTAGGGTCAGGAGGGCTGCTGGGCTTTAGGCacttttctattggttccttTGCACCAGACAAGCTCtatcaagcacagctaaagtatttgaaatgatttcaaatagtagttGAACCCAGGTTAGTGTCACGCtcgccccagccccagccccagccctcgcCAACCTCCCTTAGATTACAAAGGGATAAAACGTGTTGTTTTAATGCTGAATTACTCctgggctgtgtctgaaatggtatcctattccctatgtagtgcactactttgaaccagggcccatggggaacagggagccatttgggacagagccctGCTCCTCTCCCCTGCTACAGCCACTACAGCATGAACAACAGTGTTCTGAgcattagacagacagacagacagacaggcagacagacagacagacagacagacagacagacagacagacaggcagacagacaggcagacagacagacaggcaggcagacagacaggcaggcaggcagacaggcaggcagacaggcagacagacagacagacagacagacaggcagacaggcaggcaggcaggcaggcaggcaggcaggcaggcaggcaggcaggcaggcaggcaggcaggcaggcaggcaggcaggcaggcaggcagacagacagacagacaggcaggcaggcaggcaggcaggcaggcaggcagacagacagacagacagacagacagacagacagacagacagacagacagacaggcagacaggcaggcaggcaggcaggcagacagacagacaggcagggcaaAGACTAAAACAAGCTGGGTCTCTGGCACCATGGTGATGGCTTGCTCACAAAGCTCTGAAGAAAACCACCAAACCACTAAATGATGGCTTGAATATATTGTCCTTTAGATACAtaggtaaatgtgtgtgtgtgtgtgcgtatgtccGTGCGTGTGAAATGTAACCACATCTCAGCCTGATCACACAGAAGAAGAAGACATTAATAATCTGAACCACCAGCTGGAACAGACTGTCAGGAGACAGAACCACCAGCTGGAACAGACTGTCAGGAGACAGAACCACCAGCTGGAACAGACTGTCAGGAGACAGAACCACCAGCTGGAACAGACTGTCAGGAGACAGAACCACCAGCTGGAACAGACTGTCAGGAGACAGAACCACCAGCTGGAACAGACTGTCAGGAGACAGAACCACCAGCTGGAACAGACTGTCAGGAGACAGAACCACCAGCTGGAACAGACTGTCAGGAGACAGAACCACCAGCTGGAACAGACTGTCAGGAGACAGAACCACCAGCTGGAACAGACTGTCAGGAGACAGAACCACCAGCTGGAACAGACTGTCAGGAGACAGAACCACCAGCTGGAACAGACTGTCAGGAGACAGAACCACCAGCTGGAACAGACTGTCAGGAGACAGAACCACCAGCTGGAACAGACTGTCAGGAGACAGAACCACCAGCTGGAACAGACTGTCAGGAGACAGAACCACCAGCTGGAACAGACTGTCAGGAGACAGAACCACCAGCTGGAACAGACTGTCAGGAGACAGAACCACCAGCTGGAACAGACTGTCAGGAGACAGAACTACCAGCTGGAACAGACTGTCAGGAGACAGAACCACCAGCTGGAACAGACTGTCAGGAGACAGAACCACCAGCTGGAACAGACTGTCAGGAGACAGAACCACCAGCTGGAACAGACTGTCAGGAGACAGAACCACCAGCTGGAACAGACTGTCAGGAGACAGAACCACCAGCTGGAACAGACTGTCAGGAGACAGAACCACCAGCTGGAACAGACTGTCAGGACAGGGGGGGTTAATGTAATGTATCCATAATGACAGGGGGGGTTATTGTCATGTCTCCATGGTGACAGGGGGGGTTAATGtaatgtctccataatgacagggGGGTTCATGTAATGTCTCCATAATGACGGGGGTAATGTAATGTCTCCATGGTGACAGGGGGGGTTAATAtaatgtctccataatgacagggggggttaatgtaatgtctccataatgacagggGGGGTTAATGTAATGTCTCCATGGTGACGGGGGGGTTCATGtaatgtctccataatgacagggTGGGGGGGTTAATGTAATGTCTCCATGGTGACAGGCGGGCGGGGGGTTAATGtaatgtctccataatgacagggGGGTTAATGTAATGTCTCCATAATGACGGGGGGTTAATGTAATGTATCCATGGTGACAGGGGGGTTAATGtaatgtctccataatgacagggGGTTAATGTAATGTCTCCATAATGACGGGGGGGGTTAATGTAATGTATCCATGGTGACAGGGGGGGTTAATGtaatgtctccataatgacagggGGGGGTTAATGTAATGTATCCATAATGACAGGGGGGTTAATGtaatgtctccataatgacaggggggttaatgtaatgtctccataatgacaggggggttaatgtaatgtctccataatgacaggggggttaatgtaatgtctccataatgacagggGGGTTAATGTAATGTATCCATAATGACAGGGGGGGTTAATGTAATGTATCCATAATGACAGGGGGGGGTTAATGtaatgtctccataatgacaggggggttaatgtaatgtctccataatgacagggggggttaatgtaatgtctccataatgacagggGGGTTAATGTAATGTCTCCATGGTGACAGGGGGGGTTAATGtaatgtctccataatgacaggggggttaatgtaatgtctccataatgacggggggggttaatgtaatgtctccataatgacagggGGGTTAATGTAATGTCTCCATGGTGACGGGGGGTTAATGTAATGTCTCCATGGTGACGGGGGGTTAATGTAATGTCTCCATGGTGACGGGGGGTTAATGTAATGTCTCCATGGTGACGGGGGGGTTAATGTAATGTCTCCATGGTGACGGGGGGTTATGTAATGTCTCCATGGTGACAGGGGGGTTCGTGTAATGTCTCCATGGTGACAGGGGGGGTTCGTGTAATGTCTCCATGGTGACAGGGGGGGTTAATGTAATGTCTCCATGGTGACAGGGGGGGTTAATGtaatgtctccataatgacagggggggttaatgtaatgtctccataatgacagggggggttaatgtaatgtctccataatgacagggGGGTTAATGTAATGTCTCCATGGTGACGGGGGGGTTATGTAATGTCTCCATGGTGACAGGGGGGGTTAATGTAATGTCTCCATGGTGACGGGGGGTTAATGTAATGTCTCCATGGTGACGGGGGGGTTAATGTAATGTCTCCATGGTGACGGGGGGTTATGTAATGTCTCCATGGTGACAGGGGGGTTCGTGTAATGTCTCCATGGTGACAGGGGGGGTTAATGTAATGTCTCCATGGTGACAGGGGGGTTAATGTAATGTCTCCATGGTGACAGGGGGAGTTAATGTAATGTCTCCATGGTGACAGGGGGGGTTAATGTAATGTCTCCATGGTGACAGGGGGGGTTAGTGTAATGTCTCCATGGTGCATAACAAGGTGTAGAAAATATAAGTCATGGTCccgtatggttcagttggtagagcatggtgcttgcaaccccagggttgtgggttcaattcccacgggggaccaaaACGAAAAAATATGAGAAATGTATGtagtcactactgtaagtcgctctggataagaactaaataactcaaatgtaaaatgtaccatGTAGATTGGAATGAAATGGAATAGAGTATCATGAAATGGAATGGAATGTAAAGGGATAGAGTATTTGTTTCTTAGAAATTCCTGTTCTATGTGGCGTTAAAGAACACAAGACATTCCAAGTACACATCTAGATAGATCTCTACTGGGCATCAACGGTTTCACTCTCCCCAACtctccagcccccagccccctcaCTTTACAGATTACCCACGCTCTAACAATTAGGGgttcaaaaagggttcttcgaagaaccttaggcACTGAgaattgcccccaaaaggttcttccaagaaccccataggtagtggggttcatcgaggcacctccttagttggtgggggttcttgcaggaacctaactgcccaactgaaacatttggatttgaatttgaaaggacagcaggtgcaggcacttagctgaaaaatgtaaagatctcctcaatttaagggaaggtttgtcccttgtatgatctaaattgatattgttttatgatgataccatctatcttttcatttttgtgcaaatctttctaaaacagaaaatggacacaattcaatggatatcaatcaaagaagaggtaagaatatgtaggctataagaatatgttgtcTCCCGAcagcgtacaattggcccagggtcgtccagggtaggggagggaatggccggcagggatgtagctcagttggtagagcatggcgtttgcaatgccagggttgtgggttcgattcccacggggggccagtatgaaaaaaaagttataataatgtatgcactcaataactgtaagtcgctctggataagagcgtctgctaaatgacgtaaatgtaatgttgaaggctagctgtattgggtgcagatgactgaactgctcacttttgtgtctgtgtctgcaggtatacagacgaggaggcatacaaaggtatgtcaattggtattggt
This sequence is a window from Coregonus clupeaformis isolate EN_2021a chromosome 7, ASM2061545v1, whole genome shotgun sequence. Protein-coding genes within it:
- the LOC123491260 gene encoding von Hippel-Lindau disease tumor suppressor-like; protein product: MDEQEVVSGENKALRSLNSDVQTHVNFINRSTRSARAWWLDFSGHPVSYGDIRPSGLLHMDTFLTHPWVFRASRNGAKLVADQQDVYMPAAATEYEEDGSPKFLNVVLTAPVYSLQELCLMLIRKLVEEEDYGRLDIPESLKTDLRQRPDLLKELGLINRLRIGVLI